A window of Pseudomonas mucidolens contains these coding sequences:
- a CDS encoding DUF1289 domain-containing protein, with product MSSTKDPCISICKFSADICVGCGRSKREIRAWKKLDKTDKRAVLAEAHLRLIALGATGRRKSK from the coding sequence ATGAGTTCCACCAAAGACCCCTGCATCAGTATCTGCAAATTCAGCGCTGACATTTGTGTCGGCTGCGGTCGCAGCAAGCGTGAAATCCGCGCCTGGAAGAAACTCGACAAGACCGACAAGCGTGCCGTTCTCGCCGAGGCCCATCTGCGATTGATCGCCCTGGGCGCCACCGGTCGGCGGAAAAGCAAATGA
- the scpB gene encoding SMC-Scp complex subunit ScpB, giving the protein MNLTEPRELAPLLEAFLLASGKPQSLERLFELFEEAERPEPPVFKKALEILRKSCEGRAFELREVASGYRLQIREKFSPWVGRLWEERPQRYSRAMLETMALIAYRQPITRGEIEDVRGVAVNSHIVKTLLEREWIRIVGYRDVPGKPAMFATTKVFLDHFNLKNLDDLPPLAELREIEAEPVLNFDEAPVPPGLQALADASAEPEEPKDETSFHTLLLELDDMEEGLKTDFDDLLRDGAAEPEAQMNVETLPTVAEPEPEPEEDILGVAQAREKLLAAVAALEQPTLSDEEAEAQALAEAIENERRQFDD; this is encoded by the coding sequence ATGAATCTGACTGAACCCCGCGAACTGGCTCCGCTGCTGGAGGCCTTCCTCTTGGCCTCGGGCAAACCGCAATCGTTGGAGCGCCTGTTCGAACTGTTTGAAGAGGCCGAGCGCCCAGAGCCACCGGTGTTCAAGAAGGCGCTGGAGATCCTGCGCAAATCCTGCGAAGGCCGTGCCTTTGAGTTGAGAGAAGTCGCCTCGGGTTATCGTCTGCAAATTCGCGAGAAGTTTTCACCGTGGGTTGGGCGCTTGTGGGAAGAACGTCCGCAACGCTATTCACGGGCGATGCTGGAAACCATGGCATTGATCGCCTATCGCCAGCCCATCACCCGCGGCGAAATCGAAGACGTGCGGGGCGTGGCCGTCAACAGTCATATCGTCAAGACGCTGCTTGAACGTGAGTGGATCCGCATCGTCGGCTACCGCGATGTGCCCGGCAAACCGGCGATGTTCGCCACCACCAAGGTGTTTCTCGATCACTTCAACCTGAAAAACCTCGACGATCTGCCGCCGTTGGCCGAGCTGCGAGAGATCGAAGCCGAACCGGTCCTGAATTTCGACGAGGCACCGGTACCGCCGGGACTTCAGGCGTTGGCCGACGCCAGCGCCGAACCGGAGGAACCCAAGGACGAAACCAGCTTCCACACGTTATTGCTGGAGCTCGATGATATGGAGGAGGGGCTCAAGACCGATTTTGATGACCTGTTGCGAGATGGGGCGGCTGAGCCTGAAGCGCAGATGAATGTTGAAACCCTGCCAACGGTCGCAGAACCTGAGCCCGAACCCGAGGAAGATATCCTCGGCGTCGCCCAAGCCCGAGAAAAACTCCTGGCCGCCGTCGCTGCCCTGGAACAACCCACGTTGAGCGACGAAGAAGCCGAAGCCCAGGCGCTGGCCGAAGCCATCGAAAACGAACGCCGGCAGTTCGACGACTGA
- a CDS encoding L-threonylcarbamoyladenylate synthase translates to MSQFFQIHPENPQARLIKQAVEIIRAGGVVIYPTDSSYAIGCQIGDKNAVERVRRLRALDKNHNFALICSDLSQLGLFAKVDTGTFRLLKAHTPGPYTFILNATREVPRLLLHPKKRTIGLRVPEHPIALALLAELGEPLMSVSLIMPGDAEPLEDPYEMRQLLEKQVDLIIDGGFGGGKASTVINLADGEPEVVRVGCGDPAPFMVEA, encoded by the coding sequence GTGAGTCAATTTTTCCAGATTCATCCGGAAAACCCGCAGGCGCGCCTGATCAAACAGGCGGTGGAAATCATTCGCGCCGGTGGTGTGGTGATCTATCCCACGGACTCCTCCTACGCTATCGGTTGTCAGATCGGCGACAAAAATGCGGTGGAGCGTGTAAGGCGTCTGCGAGCTTTGGACAAGAACCACAACTTCGCGTTGATCTGCAGCGATCTGTCGCAGTTGGGCCTGTTCGCCAAGGTCGATACCGGTACTTTCCGTCTGCTCAAGGCCCACACGCCGGGACCTTACACGTTTATCCTGAACGCCACCCGCGAAGTGCCGCGCCTGCTGCTGCACCCCAAGAAACGTACCATTGGTCTGCGCGTGCCGGAGCATCCCATCGCCTTGGCGTTGCTGGCGGAGCTGGGTGAACCGCTGATGAGCGTGTCGCTGATCATGCCCGGTGACGCCGAGCCACTTGAGGATCCCTACGAGATGCGTCAGTTGCTGGAAAAGCAGGTGGACCTGATCATCGACGGCGGTTTCGGCGGCGGCAAAGCGTCCACCGTGATCAACCTGGCCGATGGCGAGCCGGAAGTGGTGCGTGTCGGTTGCGGTGATCCGGCACCGTTCATGGTTGAAGCCTGA
- a CDS encoding translation initiation factor 2: MRLSQLCLLAVLTIGATAHAEELSSTGSSTPLSLSAGTQITELQQRLKESERLRAELSKQLQSADATRESTQVSRLRQENQRLALQLKQTQNSVLPGWLTDQQQWFVIGAGVALIALLCGIFASGGHRRRRQWLN, encoded by the coding sequence ATGCGCTTAAGTCAGTTGTGTCTGTTGGCAGTGTTAACAATCGGGGCTACGGCCCACGCTGAAGAACTCTCGAGCACCGGCAGTTCCACGCCCCTGTCCTTGAGTGCCGGTACCCAGATCACCGAGCTGCAGCAACGCTTGAAAGAAAGCGAACGGCTGCGTGCCGAATTGAGCAAACAGTTGCAAAGTGCCGATGCGACCCGCGAAAGTACTCAGGTAAGCAGGCTGCGTCAGGAAAACCAGCGTCTGGCCCTGCAGCTCAAGCAGACTCAGAACAGCGTCTTGCCGGGCTGGCTCACCGATCAGCAACAATGGTTCGTGATAGGCGCAGGTGTGGCGCTGATCGCCCTGCTGTGCGGTATCTTTGCCAGTGGCGGGCATCGGCGCCGTCGACAATGGCTAAATTGA
- a CDS encoding response regulator transcription factor, whose product MSELLLIDDDQELCELLTSWLHQEGFQVRACHDGISARKALADAAPAAVVLDVMLPDGSGLELLKQLRGDHPELPVLMLSARGEPLDRILGLELGADDYLAKPCDPRELTARLRAVLRRSHPAAVSTQLELGDLCFSPVRGVVTVDTRELTLTLSESRLLEALLRQPGEPLDKQELAQIALGRKLTLYDRSLDMHVSNLRKKIGPHPDGRPRIMALRSRGYYYCR is encoded by the coding sequence ATGAGCGAGCTGTTACTGATAGATGATGACCAGGAGCTCTGTGAGCTGCTGACCAGTTGGTTGCACCAGGAAGGTTTCCAGGTGCGCGCCTGCCATGACGGCATAAGCGCCCGCAAGGCCCTGGCCGATGCCGCTCCGGCGGCCGTGGTACTGGACGTGATGCTGCCCGACGGCAGCGGCCTGGAATTGCTCAAGCAATTGCGTGGTGATCACCCCGAATTGCCGGTGCTGATGCTATCGGCCCGTGGCGAACCACTGGACCGGATTCTCGGCCTGGAACTGGGGGCCGACGATTACCTGGCCAAGCCGTGCGACCCTCGCGAACTGACTGCGCGTTTGCGGGCGGTATTGCGCCGTAGCCACCCGGCCGCCGTCTCGACCCAACTGGAGCTAGGCGACCTGTGCTTCAGCCCGGTGCGCGGTGTTGTCACTGTCGATACCCGGGAACTGACCCTCACGCTCTCCGAAAGCCGTCTGCTGGAAGCCTTGCTGCGCCAGCCGGGCGAGCCACTGGACAAACAGGAACTGGCGCAGATTGCCCTGGGCCGCAAGCTGACCCTGTACGACCGCAGCCTGGACATGCACGTCAGCAACCTGCGCAAAAAGATCGGCCCGCACCCCGACGGCCGCCCCCGCATCATGGCGCTGCGCAGCCGCGGTTATTACTACTGCCGTTGA
- the rluB gene encoding 23S rRNA pseudouridine(2605) synthase RluB → MNEQDQNDIQEIGPAGEKLQKVLARIGVGSRRDVEAWITQKRIKVNGVEATLGQRVDLHDAITIDGKVIKREEAAESVRRVIMYNKPDGEICTRDDPEGRPTVFDKMPRPKEGRWINIGRLDINTTGLLMFTTDGELANRLMHPSYEMDREYAVRVRGEVDDEMIERLKAGVVLEDGPARFTDIKQAPGGEGFNHWYHCVVMEGRNREVRRLWESQGLVVSRLKRVRFGPVFLNSDLPMGRWREMSQYEVDILSAEVGLTPVAMPQMNAKSKDKLERMQRKSSRPVARTERVARTVRPALNAPASGGRISREPHLEGERRPSAPARQDGERAPRTPRPADRGEAPGAGRGNRGESGRGAPASDRPADSANTKRPAKPAPKKRPGLKLVDDEPSGKRRGAPAGSGQRPGFGRKKP, encoded by the coding sequence ATGAATGAGCAAGACCAGAACGACATCCAGGAAATCGGCCCAGCAGGCGAAAAACTGCAGAAAGTCCTCGCCCGTATCGGCGTCGGCTCGCGCCGTGACGTAGAAGCCTGGATTACTCAGAAGCGCATCAAGGTCAACGGCGTCGAAGCCACCTTGGGTCAGCGCGTCGACTTGCATGATGCGATCACCATTGATGGCAAGGTCATCAAGCGTGAAGAGGCCGCCGAATCGGTGCGCCGCGTGATCATGTACAACAAGCCGGACGGCGAGATCTGCACCCGTGACGACCCGGAAGGCCGTCCAACCGTATTCGACAAGATGCCGCGCCCGAAAGAGGGGCGTTGGATCAACATCGGCCGTCTCGATATCAACACCACCGGTTTGCTGATGTTCACCACTGACGGTGAGCTGGCCAATCGTTTGATGCACCCGTCCTACGAAATGGACCGCGAATACGCGGTGCGTGTGCGTGGCGAAGTCGACGACGAGATGATCGAGCGTCTCAAGGCCGGTGTTGTGTTGGAAGATGGTCCGGCGCGCTTCACCGACATCAAGCAGGCGCCAGGCGGCGAAGGTTTCAACCATTGGTACCATTGCGTGGTGATGGAAGGCCGTAACCGTGAAGTGCGTCGCCTGTGGGAGTCCCAGGGCCTGGTGGTCAGCCGTCTGAAGCGCGTGCGTTTTGGTCCGGTGTTCCTTAACTCCGACCTGCCGATGGGCCGCTGGCGCGAAATGAGCCAGTACGAAGTTGACATTCTGAGTGCTGAAGTTGGCCTGACGCCTGTGGCCATGCCGCAGATGAATGCCAAGAGCAAAGACAAGCTTGAGCGTATGCAGCGCAAATCGTCGCGTCCGGTGGCCCGTACTGAACGCGTGGCGCGTACCGTGCGCCCGGCGTTGAATGCACCGGCGTCCGGTGGCCGCATCTCCCGCGAGCCGCACCTGGAAGGTGAGCGTCGTCCATCGGCGCCTGCGCGTCAGGACGGCGAACGTGCGCCACGCACGCCACGCCCTGCGGATCGTGGCGAGGCACCAGGCGCGGGTCGCGGCAACCGTGGCGAGTCTGGCCGTGGTGCACCGGCGTCGGATCGTCCGGCTGACAGCGCCAATACCAAGCGCCCAGCCAAGCCCGCGCCGAAAAAGCGCCCAGGCCTGAAATTGGTGGACGACGAGCCATCGGGCAAGCGCCGAGGCGCGCCAGCCGGTTCTGGTCAGCGTCCAGGCTTTGGTCGTAAGAAGCCTTAA
- a CDS encoding segregation and condensation protein A, which produces MEVFLEAFEGPLDLLLYLIRKQNINILDIPVAEITRQYMGYVELMQSVRLELAAEYLVMAAMLAEIKSRMLLPRSETVEAEEDDPRAELIRRLQEYERFKAAAEGIDGLSRVGRDVVVPKLDAPEARARKLLPDVSLEELLMSMAEVLRRGDMFESHQVSREALSTRERMSDVLERLKGGGFVPFVELFTAEEGRLGVVVTFMAILELVKESLVELVQNEPFAAIHVRARAE; this is translated from the coding sequence CTGGAGGTCTTTCTAGAAGCGTTCGAAGGTCCGCTGGACTTGCTGCTGTATCTGATCCGCAAGCAGAACATCAACATCCTCGACATCCCGGTGGCCGAAATCACCCGCCAGTACATGGGCTATGTCGAATTGATGCAATCGGTGCGTCTGGAACTGGCCGCCGAATATCTGGTAATGGCTGCCATGCTGGCGGAGATCAAATCGCGGATGTTGTTGCCGCGCTCCGAGACCGTCGAGGCCGAAGAAGACGATCCCCGTGCTGAACTGATCCGCCGCCTGCAGGAATACGAGCGGTTCAAGGCCGCCGCCGAAGGTATCGACGGCTTGAGCCGGGTCGGTCGGGATGTGGTGGTGCCCAAACTCGACGCGCCCGAAGCGCGTGCGCGTAAATTGTTGCCGGACGTGAGTCTGGAAGAATTGCTGATGTCCATGGCCGAAGTGCTGCGCCGTGGCGACATGTTTGAAAGCCACCAGGTCAGTCGCGAAGCCTTATCCACTCGCGAGCGCATGAGCGATGTGCTGGAACGTCTCAAAGGCGGCGGTTTTGTGCCGTTTGTCGAGCTGTTTACGGCAGAGGAAGGCCGTCTTGGCGTGGTGGTGACGTTTATGGCAATCCTTGAGCTGGTCAAGGAATCCTTGGTCGAGCTGGTGCAGAATGAGCCTTTTGCGGCTATCCACGTGCGGGCGCGAGCCGAATAA
- a CDS encoding PHP domain-containing protein — MNVDLHCHSTASDGALAPAVLVARAFEKGVRVLSLTDHDTLEGLEEARIAATGLGMQLVNGVELSCTWGGATIHVLGYGFDVQAPPLVEAIATLHDGRWLRSEEISRKLALKGMPGALEGARAVQQELGNSGNAPARPHFADWMVRAGHVKDRAEAFRKWLGAGKLGDVKLHWPTLEDTVATLRASGAWVSLAHPWHYDFTRSKRRKLIGDYIEAGGHAIEVVNGHQPAEQVGSLSILAREFGLLVTAGSDFHGPGGWSEIGEYRPVPKDLPLLSGRFKHDPITPSV; from the coding sequence GTGAATGTTGATCTGCACTGCCACAGCACGGCCTCCGACGGCGCCCTGGCGCCAGCGGTTCTGGTTGCGCGTGCATTTGAAAAAGGCGTGCGAGTCTTGTCGTTGACCGATCACGACACCCTTGAAGGCCTGGAAGAGGCACGCATTGCCGCCACCGGACTGGGCATGCAACTGGTCAATGGCGTTGAGTTGTCCTGCACCTGGGGCGGCGCAACCATTCATGTCCTCGGCTACGGCTTCGACGTCCAGGCCCCGCCGCTGGTGGAGGCCATTGCCACATTGCACGATGGCCGCTGGCTGCGGTCCGAGGAAATAAGCCGCAAGCTGGCCCTCAAGGGCATGCCCGGCGCGCTCGAGGGCGCGCGGGCGGTTCAGCAGGAACTGGGGAACAGCGGCAACGCCCCGGCGCGCCCGCATTTCGCGGACTGGATGGTGCGTGCAGGGCATGTGAAGGATCGGGCCGAAGCGTTTCGTAAATGGCTGGGTGCCGGCAAATTGGGGGACGTCAAGTTGCACTGGCCGACCTTGGAGGACACCGTCGCTACCTTGCGAGCGTCGGGTGCCTGGGTCAGCCTGGCGCATCCGTGGCATTACGATTTCACCCGCAGCAAGCGTCGCAAGCTGATTGGCGACTATATTGAAGCGGGCGGCCACGCGATTGAAGTGGTCAACGGGCATCAACCTGCCGAACAGGTCGGCAGCCTGTCGATATTGGCCCGCGAATTTGGTCTGCTGGTGACTGCCGGCAGTGATTTTCATGGCCCGGGCGGCTGGTCCGAGATTGGCGAGTATCGCCCGGTCCCGAAAGATCTGCCGCTCTTGTCGGGGCGATTCAAGCATGACCCCATTACTCCCAGCGTTTGA
- a CDS encoding septation protein A, whose amino-acid sequence MKQFIDFIPLLLFFIVYKLDPRTIDIGGHELAFGGIYSATAVLIISSLVVYGAIFISQRKLEKSQWLTLIACLVFGSLTLAFHSETFLKWKAPVVNWLFALAFIGSHFIGDRLLIKRIMGHALTLPEPVWTRLNIAWIAFFLFCGAANLFVAFTFQDYWVDFKVFGSLGMTVVFLVAQGIYLSRHLHDTDATTPKTED is encoded by the coding sequence GTGAAACAATTCATCGACTTCATCCCGCTGTTGCTGTTTTTCATCGTTTACAAACTCGACCCACGGACCATCGATATTGGCGGCCATGAGCTGGCGTTCGGCGGTATCTACAGTGCCACGGCGGTGCTGATCATCAGCTCCCTGGTGGTCTACGGTGCGATCTTCATCTCCCAGCGCAAGCTGGAAAAAAGCCAATGGTTGACTCTGATCGCCTGCCTGGTCTTTGGCAGCCTGACCTTGGCATTCCACAGCGAAACCTTCCTCAAATGGAAAGCGCCGGTGGTCAACTGGCTGTTCGCCCTGGCCTTCATCGGCAGCCACTTCATCGGTGATCGCCTGCTGATCAAGCGGATCATGGGCCATGCGCTGACACTGCCGGAGCCCGTCTGGACGCGCCTGAATATCGCCTGGATCGCGTTTTTCCTGTTCTGCGGCGCGGCCAATCTGTTCGTAGCCTTTACCTTTCAGGACTACTGGGTCGACTTCAAGGTCTTCGGCAGTCTGGGCATGACCGTGGTATTCCTGGTCGCCCAGGGCATCTACCTGTCGCGCCACCTGCATGACACCGACGCAACCACGCCAAAAACCGAGGACTGA
- a CDS encoding IS110 family transposase — protein MISWVGIDISKSNLVVWVKPQSEGFDVSNTSEGFLELIRRLSQFEVSLILLEATGGYERNAMAALQGANFKVLRVNPRRARSFAVAMGKNAKTDAIDAAVLADFAEVLNASSSKVISPEREALRELVQQREHFVQQRDDNKRRLQQAQLPAVIALIKGHIHFLQTQIRQLDKAINQSMHELDAEKAQRLISVKGIGTVATASLLVYLPELGELDRREVAALAGIAPLNDDSGNHSGKRHIYGGRARVRRALYMSCWVVIRHQPDFKARYEGLRERGKSAKVALIACMRVLLIRLNAMLRDGTEWR, from the coding sequence ATGATTTCCTGGGTCGGTATCGACATCTCAAAATCAAACCTTGTCGTCTGGGTTAAACCACAGAGCGAAGGTTTCGATGTTTCAAACACTTCAGAAGGATTTCTTGAGCTGATTCGACGATTGAGTCAGTTTGAAGTCAGTCTGATTTTGCTGGAGGCCACCGGGGGCTATGAGCGTAATGCCATGGCGGCTCTGCAAGGCGCAAACTTCAAGGTGCTCAGGGTCAATCCTCGCCGAGCCAGATCCTTTGCCGTGGCGATGGGCAAGAATGCGAAGACTGACGCTATTGATGCGGCCGTTCTAGCAGACTTTGCTGAAGTGCTGAATGCCTCAAGCAGCAAGGTTATTTCGCCTGAGCGTGAAGCGCTCCGCGAGCTGGTTCAGCAGCGCGAGCATTTCGTTCAGCAACGAGACGACAATAAGCGCCGTCTTCAGCAAGCCCAGCTACCAGCCGTTATTGCGCTGATCAAAGGCCATATTCACTTCCTGCAAACGCAAATCAGGCAACTTGATAAGGCCATCAATCAGAGCATGCACGAACTGGACGCAGAAAAAGCCCAGCGGCTCATCTCTGTTAAAGGTATCGGTACGGTTGCCACCGCGAGTTTGCTGGTTTATCTGCCCGAACTAGGTGAGCTTGATCGCCGTGAGGTTGCGGCCTTGGCAGGTATCGCGCCCTTGAACGACGACAGCGGTAATCACAGCGGGAAGCGACATATCTATGGAGGCAGAGCCCGTGTCAGACGGGCTCTGTACATGTCCTGCTGGGTTGTAATCCGCCATCAGCCCGACTTCAAGGCACGCTACGAAGGCCTTCGAGAGCGAGGTAAGAGCGCGAAGGTCGCGCTCATCGCCTGCATGCGTGTACTGCTGATTAGGCTCAATGCCATGTTGCGAGATGGCACTGAGTGGCGGTGA
- a CDS encoding Spy/CpxP family protein refolding chaperone, with translation MRKTLITLMFAAALPTVAMAMPEGAGPMGGPEGHMMGGPGHAGEHGMRGKGGRFSQLDLSREQRQQIGKLMGEQREARQQLVKKYLDKLPAAEQKAMKDEMAAAKQKTHTDIRALLKPDQQKKFDEIAKKRAERRAEWQEFQAWKAQKAQ, from the coding sequence ATGCGCAAGACCCTGATCACTCTGATGTTCGCTGCAGCCCTGCCGACTGTTGCCATGGCCATGCCGGAAGGCGCTGGTCCCATGGGCGGCCCTGAAGGCCACATGATGGGTGGCCCGGGCCACGCGGGTGAACACGGCATGCGCGGCAAAGGCGGCCGCTTCAGCCAACTGGACCTGAGCCGCGAACAGCGCCAGCAGATCGGCAAATTGATGGGCGAACAGCGTGAAGCTCGCCAGCAACTGGTCAAGAAGTACCTGGACAAACTGCCGGCCGCCGAGCAGAAGGCCATGAAAGACGAAATGGCCGCCGCCAAGCAGAAAACCCACACCGACATTCGCGCCCTGCTCAAACCCGATCAGCAGAAGAAATTCGACGAGATCGCCAAGAAACGCGCCGAGCGTCGGGCCGAATGGCAGGAATTCCAGGCCTGGAAGGCGCAAAAAGCGCAATAA
- a CDS encoding YciI family protein, translating to MLYAIIATDVDNSLEKRLTARPAHVERLKALQTEGRVVLAGPHPAVDSNEPGEAGFTGSLIVAEFASLADAQAWAKADPYVAAGVYADVVIKPFKQVLP from the coding sequence ATGCTCTACGCCATCATTGCCACCGACGTCGACAACTCGTTGGAAAAACGCCTCACCGCACGCCCGGCTCACGTGGAGCGGCTCAAGGCGCTGCAAACCGAAGGACGCGTGGTGCTTGCAGGACCGCATCCGGCCGTCGACAGCAATGAGCCGGGAGAAGCCGGCTTCACTGGCAGCCTGATCGTCGCCGAGTTTGCCTCCCTGGCGGATGCCCAGGCCTGGGCCAAGGCAGACCCGTATGTGGCGGCAGGTGTCTATGCCGATGTCGTGATCAAACCGTTCAAACAAGTCTTGCCCTGA
- a CDS encoding sensor histidine kinase, translating into MRSLFWRILASFWLAIALVAGLSILLGHMLNQDTWILSRHPGLKNLAEEWTQLYETQGEEAAQNLLRQRKRQYHVDVQVLNENGDPVVRGTFPRRAAALEARRGDSHDRRLPWRRLTDEYTSGKTGETYLLIYRIAHPELDAWHRSSLLWPLSALAIALVVLTLFSLLVTLSITRPLSRLRGAVHDLGQATYQQNSLARLANRRDEFGVLATDFNRMGARLQSLIGSQRQLLRDVSHELRSPLTRLRIALALAERATPEAREKLWPRLTLECDRLEALISEILVLARVDADNASAEDIDLHLLLKTLQKDAQLGAPDQVVQLHSEPTLALKGWPHMIERALDNLLRNAQRFNPPDQPIELHAQRQGERIVISVRDHGPGVETTHLSQLGEPFYRAPGQTAQGHGLGLAIARRAAERHGGNLTLANHIDGGFIATLDLPLEPGVAVQP; encoded by the coding sequence GTGCGTTCACTTTTCTGGCGCATCCTTGCCAGCTTCTGGCTGGCCATCGCCCTGGTTGCCGGGTTGTCGATCCTGTTGGGGCACATGCTCAATCAGGACACCTGGATCCTTAGCCGTCATCCTGGCCTGAAAAACCTGGCCGAAGAGTGGACGCAACTGTACGAAACCCAGGGTGAAGAGGCCGCGCAGAATTTGCTGCGCCAGCGCAAGCGCCAATACCATGTCGATGTGCAGGTGCTTAACGAAAACGGTGATCCGGTGGTGCGCGGCACCTTCCCGCGCCGGGCCGCTGCGCTCGAGGCACGGCGGGGCGACAGCCATGACCGGCGCCTGCCCTGGCGGCGCCTGACGGACGAGTACACCAGTGGGAAAACCGGAGAAACCTACCTGCTGATCTATCGCATCGCGCACCCGGAGCTGGATGCCTGGCACCGGAGCAGCCTGCTCTGGCCGCTGAGCGCCCTGGCCATCGCCTTGGTGGTGCTGACCTTGTTCAGCTTGTTGGTGACACTCTCCATCACCCGCCCTCTCAGCCGTTTGCGCGGCGCGGTCCACGACCTCGGCCAGGCCACTTATCAGCAAAACAGCTTGGCGCGCCTGGCTAACCGACGCGACGAGTTCGGTGTCCTGGCCACCGACTTCAACCGCATGGGCGCACGCCTGCAAAGCCTGATCGGCAGTCAGCGCCAGTTGCTGCGGGATGTCTCCCACGAACTGCGCTCGCCCCTGACGCGCTTGCGTATCGCCTTGGCCTTGGCGGAACGTGCCACGCCTGAGGCGCGCGAAAAGCTTTGGCCGCGCCTGACCCTTGAATGTGATCGCCTGGAAGCCTTGATCAGCGAAATTCTTGTGCTGGCGCGGGTCGACGCCGACAACGCCAGCGCCGAAGACATTGACCTGCACCTGCTGCTCAAGACCCTGCAAAAAGACGCGCAGCTCGGCGCTCCGGACCAGGTTGTGCAGCTTCACAGCGAGCCGACGCTGGCACTCAAGGGCTGGCCGCACATGATCGAACGGGCGCTGGACAACCTGTTGCGCAATGCCCAGCGCTTCAACCCACCTGACCAACCGATTGAACTCCACGCCCAACGCCAGGGCGAACGCATCGTGATCAGTGTGCGCGACCACGGTCCGGGCGTCGAAACCACGCACCTGAGTCAATTGGGCGAACCGTTTTACCGCGCCCCCGGGCAAACCGCCCAAGGCCACGGTCTCGGCCTGGCCATCGCGCGACGCGCTGCGGAGCGTCACGGCGGTAATCTGACTCTGGCCAACCACATCGATGGCGGCTTTATCGCCACCCTGGATCTGCCGCTGGAGCCGGGGGTTGCAGTACAACCCTGA